One genomic window of Psychrobacillus sp. INOP01 includes the following:
- a CDS encoding SDR family NAD(P)-dependent oxidoreductase, whose protein sequence is MGKKYENKVVIITGAGSGMGRATALELAGEGAAVVIADINEENALATQVLVENLGAKCKVITGDISKQEVAKKIIDETVEEFGQIDVLANIAGMPMAFTEIEKVEEDFWEKQMAVNIKAPFLLSKYAVPYLKVTKGNIVNISSIASVRPRPGLSAYCASKGGLVEFTRSLALELAPHGVRANVINPGPAETPMLEKFYSGLDPIEGRKIYEDSVPIGRLCSPEDISKMIAYLASEDASFITGSIFNVDGGRGL, encoded by the coding sequence ATGGGGAAAAAATATGAGAATAAAGTAGTTATTATTACTGGAGCAGGATCAGGAATGGGACGTGCAACAGCGCTAGAGCTTGCAGGAGAAGGAGCAGCAGTAGTTATTGCAGATATTAACGAGGAGAATGCATTAGCAACACAGGTATTAGTAGAAAATCTTGGTGCGAAATGCAAAGTCATTACAGGAGATATTTCAAAGCAAGAAGTTGCAAAAAAAATTATCGATGAAACAGTAGAAGAATTTGGACAAATTGATGTTTTAGCGAATATTGCAGGGATGCCAATGGCGTTTACTGAGATTGAAAAAGTTGAAGAGGACTTCTGGGAAAAACAAATGGCGGTCAATATAAAAGCGCCATTTTTATTATCAAAATATGCTGTGCCATATTTAAAAGTAACGAAAGGGAATATCGTTAATATTTCTTCGATTGCATCAGTTCGTCCGCGTCCAGGTTTATCAGCATATTGTGCATCAAAGGGCGGGTTAGTTGAGTTCACACGTTCATTAGCGTTGGAGCTTGCTCCACACGGGGTACGAGCGAATGTTATTAATCCAGGACCTGCGGAAACGCCGATGCTAGAGAAATTTTATAGTGGATTAGATCCAATTGAAGGACGCAAAATTTATGAGGATTCTGTGCCAATTGGCCGATTATGTTCTCCAGAGGATATTTCTAAAATGATTGCTTATTTAGCTTCAGAGGATGCTTCGTTTATAACAGGCTCTATATTTAATGTTGATGGTGGACGAGGTCTATAA
- a CDS encoding aldehyde dehydrogenase family protein encodes MVKQTKLLEIGHVINGEHIYEGETLIVENKFTNEHLATIYCADEEMVKKAVTNAKETFQNIKLSAQDRYEILSKAANILRRRKEELALSLTREVGKSLKDSYVEIDRGIETLIISAEESRRIFGQGVPLPNKTMEEKKLAYTVRVPVGVVAAITPFNLPFTLAIHKIAPAIAAGNTVVLKSAELAPITVAQIIDIFKEAGLPNGFINLVNGYGHKTGEYLLHDERINMYTFTGSVGVGTHIKNSVGVRKVTLELGSNSPNIIHKDAEDLKNIAQLCATRGLATLNGQACISVQRIYAHKDIFAEFEQYLTDAARALVVGNPEEVTTDVGPLISERQAERVESWIEEAVVNGAIVVTGGKRNRAFIEPTILKNLTPSMKVVCEEIFGPVISLIEYEEIDEVIKEANNSKFGLQAGLFTSDLNFVMRASAELEFGGVIVNDVSTYRSDWQPYGGVKDSGLGKEGPIYAIKEMTDEKVIIINYN; translated from the coding sequence TTGGTTAAACAAACAAAGCTACTAGAAATTGGCCATGTTATAAACGGCGAGCATATTTATGAGGGCGAAACGTTAATAGTCGAAAATAAGTTTACAAATGAGCATTTGGCAACAATTTATTGTGCAGATGAAGAAATGGTAAAGAAAGCGGTAACAAATGCGAAGGAAACTTTTCAAAATATAAAACTTTCTGCACAGGATCGTTATGAGATTTTATCTAAAGCAGCGAATATTCTTCGAAGAAGGAAAGAAGAGTTAGCATTGTCTCTTACGAGAGAAGTGGGGAAATCCTTAAAAGATTCATATGTGGAAATTGATCGAGGTATTGAAACCTTAATCATCTCTGCGGAGGAATCTAGAAGAATTTTTGGTCAAGGTGTACCACTTCCGAACAAAACAATGGAGGAAAAAAAGCTTGCTTATACAGTTCGTGTACCTGTTGGTGTGGTAGCAGCCATTACACCATTTAATTTACCGTTCACATTAGCAATACACAAAATAGCCCCAGCCATTGCAGCAGGAAACACAGTTGTTCTAAAGTCAGCGGAGTTAGCACCTATTACAGTTGCTCAAATTATTGATATTTTCAAAGAAGCTGGTTTACCAAATGGCTTTATTAATTTGGTAAATGGATACGGTCATAAAACGGGCGAGTATTTACTTCATGATGAACGCATTAATATGTATACGTTTACAGGCAGCGTTGGTGTAGGAACGCATATTAAAAACTCTGTAGGTGTAAGAAAAGTAACATTAGAGTTAGGTAGCAATTCTCCAAATATTATCCATAAGGATGCAGAGGATTTAAAAAATATTGCACAACTCTGTGCAACAAGAGGCTTAGCAACACTAAATGGTCAAGCTTGTATTTCTGTTCAACGCATTTATGCGCATAAAGATATTTTTGCAGAATTTGAACAATATTTAACGGATGCTGCTCGAGCTCTTGTAGTAGGAAATCCAGAAGAGGTAACTACTGATGTAGGACCTTTAATTTCGGAACGACAGGCTGAACGAGTTGAAAGTTGGATAGAGGAGGCAGTTGTAAACGGCGCAATCGTTGTGACAGGTGGAAAGCGTAATCGTGCGTTCATAGAGCCAACTATTTTAAAGAATTTAACTCCTTCAATGAAGGTTGTATGTGAAGAAATTTTTGGTCCAGTTATTAGCCTAATTGAATACGAGGAGATTGATGAAGTAATTAAAGAAGCGAATAACTCTAAGTTCGGTCTCCAAGCTGGATTATTTACATCGGATTTAAATTTTGTGATGCGTGCGTCTGCTGAATTAGAGTTTGGTGGCGTTATTGTTAATGATGTATCAACATATCGTTCTGACTGGCAGCCATACGGAGGGGTTAAAGATAGTGGACTAGGCAAAGAAGGTCCAATTTATGCGATTAAGGAAATGACAGATGAAAAAGTAATTATTATAAATTATAACTAA
- a CDS encoding GntR family transcriptional regulator yields the protein MKKLSLKEQAYQQIKQLIIDGNFKPGESLTERELTESLSMSRTPIRSALEKLEADGFIQNFPNKGPVVSNISFHKLVNIYDLRIAIESHSAKQYSHFVLTEEMKMSFIENLAAQKNAMDEQDSIKFSYFDREFHYLILKFYGNEEIIKVFDQIQNQLLLLALEVFKSKQGNLELFFNEHQIIYNLILEGNGEEAANIITKHLEYGKQTLL from the coding sequence ATGAAGAAACTTTCATTAAAAGAACAAGCTTATCAGCAAATTAAACAATTAATTATAGATGGAAATTTTAAGCCCGGTGAGTCGTTAACTGAACGAGAACTCACAGAAAGTTTAAGCATGAGTCGTACACCGATTCGATCAGCATTAGAGAAATTAGAAGCTGATGGATTTATTCAGAATTTCCCTAATAAAGGGCCTGTCGTTTCAAATATTTCCTTTCATAAACTTGTAAATATTTATGATCTACGAATTGCTATAGAATCCCATAGTGCGAAGCAATATTCTCATTTTGTATTGACCGAAGAAATGAAAATGAGCTTTATAGAAAATTTAGCTGCGCAAAAAAATGCCATGGATGAACAAGACTCTATAAAATTCTCTTATTTTGATAGAGAGTTTCATTATTTAATATTGAAGTTTTATGGAAATGAAGAAATCATAAAAGTTTTTGACCAAATTCAAAATCAATTACTACTTTTAGCTTTAGAGGTATTCAAAAGCAAACAAGGAAATTTAGAGTTATTTTTCAATGAGCACCAAATAATTTACAATTTAATTTTAGAAGGAAACGGTGAGGAAGCTGCAAATATCATAACCAAACATTTAGAATACGGAAAGCAAACCTTATTATAA
- the fsa gene encoding fructose-6-phosphate aldolase, whose product MKFFVDSANVEKIKELNELGLVDGVTTNPSIIAKEGKPFKEVVQEICNIVKGPVSAEVTELDCDGMLSEARDIATWADNIVVKIPMTEEGLKAVSILSKENIKTNVTLIFSVAQGLLAAKVGATYISPFIGRLDDVGATGVELIERLKKVLTNYQFDTEIICASIRTNQHLELCAEAGGHIATIPDSLFGALSKHPLTDVGIKNFMKDWENYKALV is encoded by the coding sequence ATGAAATTTTTCGTAGATAGTGCAAATGTAGAGAAAATAAAAGAATTAAATGAGTTAGGTTTAGTAGACGGTGTTACTACAAACCCTTCAATAATTGCAAAAGAGGGAAAACCTTTTAAAGAAGTAGTTCAAGAAATCTGCAATATTGTGAAAGGCCCTGTAAGTGCTGAAGTAACAGAGCTAGATTGTGATGGGATGCTATCAGAAGCACGTGACATAGCAACATGGGCTGACAACATTGTAGTTAAAATTCCGATGACAGAGGAGGGTCTAAAAGCAGTTTCCATCTTATCAAAAGAAAATATTAAGACGAATGTTACGTTAATTTTTTCAGTTGCTCAAGGTTTATTAGCTGCAAAGGTAGGTGCTACCTATATTAGTCCGTTTATTGGGCGTTTAGATGATGTAGGTGCCACTGGAGTAGAATTAATTGAACGGCTAAAAAAAGTGCTAACTAATTATCAATTTGACACTGAAATTATTTGTGCAAGTATCCGAACTAACCAACACCTGGAATTGTGTGCTGAAGCAGGTGGTCATATTGCAACAATTCCAGACTCATTATTTGGAGCTTTATCGAAACATCCATTAACAGATGTAGGAATAAAAAATTTCATGAAAGATTGGGAAAACTATAAAGCTCTTGTTTAA
- the tkt gene encoding transketolase: protein MTQQMDQLAINTIRTLSIDAIEKANSGHPGLPMGAAPMAYTLWTKQLRHNPQNPKWFNRDRFVLSAGHGSMLLYSLLHLGGYGLEMEEIKNFRQWGSKTPGHPEYGFTVGVEATTGPLGQGIAMTVGMAMAERHLAATYNKPGHDIVNHYTFALCGDGDLMEGVAAEAISLAGHLQLEKLIVLYDSNDISLDGDLEKTFSENIQKRFESYGWNYLKVYDGTDITAINTAIEQAKQNTGGPTIIEVKTVIGFGSPNKSGKSDSHGAPLGIEEVILTKAVYGWVHEPFDIPAEVYDIFKAAAVVQGVQEEAAWNEKLSDYRADFPELAAQFVNAMEGTLPEDFASELPVYEAGKSVATRSSSGDAINAIAKKTPSFFGGSADLAGSNKTTIKGGGDFSLETPEGRNIWFGVREFAMGAAMNGMALHGGVNVFGGTFFVFSDYVRPAVRLSALMGLPVTYVFTHDSVAVGEDGPTHEPVEHLAALRAIPNISVIRPADANESVVAWKLAIESQSTPTALILSRQNLPVLDVPIEIVRAGVERGAYVISPATKEVADILLIATGSEVALAIEAQKELAAEGMDAAVVSMPEMARFDAQSAEYKEAILPKAVTKRLAIEMGVSFGWHKYVGHEGGVLSIDKFGASAPGEIVIENYGFTVNNVVKKVKAL, encoded by the coding sequence ATGACGCAACAAATGGATCAATTAGCTATTAATACCATACGTACATTATCAATTGATGCAATCGAAAAAGCAAACTCAGGACATCCGGGATTACCAATGGGCGCTGCACCAATGGCATATACGCTTTGGACAAAACAACTACGTCACAATCCACAAAATCCAAAATGGTTTAACCGTGACCGATTTGTTTTATCTGCTGGTCATGGTTCGATGCTTTTATATAGCTTATTACATCTAGGTGGATATGGTTTGGAGATGGAAGAAATTAAAAACTTCCGTCAATGGGGGTCAAAAACACCTGGACATCCAGAATATGGTTTTACAGTTGGCGTGGAAGCAACAACAGGCCCACTAGGTCAAGGGATCGCCATGACAGTTGGTATGGCAATGGCGGAACGTCATTTAGCTGCAACTTACAATAAGCCAGGTCATGACATAGTGAATCACTACACATTTGCTTTGTGTGGTGATGGCGACTTAATGGAAGGTGTTGCTGCTGAAGCTATTTCTCTAGCAGGTCACTTACAACTTGAAAAATTAATAGTTCTTTATGATTCAAATGATATCTCACTAGATGGAGATTTAGAAAAAACATTCTCAGAAAACATTCAAAAAAGATTTGAATCATACGGCTGGAATTACCTAAAAGTGTACGACGGCACAGATATTACTGCAATCAATACCGCGATTGAGCAAGCAAAACAAAATACAGGTGGTCCAACCATCATTGAAGTAAAAACGGTTATTGGTTTTGGTTCACCCAACAAATCTGGGAAATCAGATTCTCATGGCGCACCACTTGGTATAGAAGAGGTCATTTTAACAAAAGCAGTTTATGGTTGGGTTCATGAACCATTCGATATTCCTGCTGAAGTATATGACATATTTAAAGCAGCGGCGGTTGTACAAGGTGTACAAGAAGAAGCAGCTTGGAATGAAAAATTGAGCGATTATAGAGCGGACTTCCCAGAGCTTGCAGCACAATTCGTGAACGCAATGGAAGGGACACTACCAGAAGATTTCGCGTCTGAATTACCGGTATACGAAGCAGGTAAATCTGTTGCAACTCGTTCTTCTTCCGGTGATGCAATTAACGCCATAGCGAAAAAAACACCATCTTTCTTCGGTGGTTCAGCCGACTTAGCTGGTTCCAACAAGACTACAATTAAAGGCGGAGGTGACTTCTCACTGGAAACACCAGAAGGCCGAAACATTTGGTTTGGTGTACGTGAATTTGCAATGGGTGCTGCGATGAATGGGATGGCGCTTCACGGTGGTGTAAACGTATTCGGAGGTACATTCTTCGTCTTCTCGGACTATGTACGTCCTGCTGTTCGTTTATCTGCTCTAATGGGCTTACCAGTGACATATGTGTTCACACATGACTCAGTAGCCGTTGGGGAAGATGGTCCCACACATGAACCAGTAGAGCATTTAGCCGCATTACGTGCAATTCCAAATATAAGCGTCATTCGTCCAGCAGATGCGAACGAGTCAGTAGTTGCTTGGAAATTAGCCATAGAGAGTCAATCAACTCCAACTGCATTAATCTTATCTCGTCAAAACTTGCCAGTGCTTGATGTGCCAATTGAAATTGTTCGTGCAGGTGTTGAACGTGGTGCTTACGTGATTTCTCCAGCAACGAAAGAAGTAGCAGATATCCTCTTAATAGCAACTGGATCTGAAGTAGCACTTGCGATAGAAGCACAAAAAGAATTAGCAGCAGAAGGTATGGATGCAGCAGTTGTTTCGATGCCAGAAATGGCACGTTTTGATGCTCAATCAGCAGAATACAAAGAGGCTATTCTCCCGAAAGCAGTAACAAAACGTTTAGCAATCGAAATGGGCGTTTCATTCGGTTGGCATAAATATGTAGGCCATGAAGGAGGAGTGCTATCAATCGATAAATTCGGTGCGTCTGCTCCAGGAGAAATAGTCATTGAAAATTATGGCTTCACTGTTAATAATGTGGTGAAAAAAGTAAAGGCATTATAA
- a CDS encoding RpiB/LacA/LacB family sugar-phosphate isomerase produces MKIGIGADHNAIELKDELKKYVIDLGHEVIEYGEDSACTEIDYPGIAFKVAEAINSREVERGILVCGTGLGMAIAAGKVPRIRAVTCHDTYSAERAQKSNDAQIITLGSKIIGPELAKHVVKIYLESSFPGGNSARKVQQITDREKEYLENKLGL; encoded by the coding sequence ATGAAGATTGGTATAGGTGCAGATCACAATGCAATTGAATTAAAGGATGAATTAAAAAAGTATGTCATAGATTTAGGCCATGAGGTAATTGAATATGGTGAAGATTCAGCTTGCACTGAAATAGATTACCCAGGTATAGCCTTTAAAGTAGCAGAAGCTATTAATTCGAGAGAGGTTGAGCGCGGTATTTTAGTGTGTGGTACGGGATTAGGAATGGCTATTGCAGCAGGAAAGGTTCCACGTATTAGGGCTGTAACATGTCACGATACATACTCAGCAGAGCGAGCTCAAAAAAGTAATGATGCGCAAATTATTACATTAGGCTCAAAGATTATAGGACCTGAGCTAGCTAAGCATGTTGTCAAAATTTATTTAGAATCAAGTTTTCCAGGTGGAAATTCAGCTAGAAAGGTTCAGCAAATTACTGATCGAGAAAAAGAGTACTTAGAAAATAAGCTAGGTCTATAA
- a CDS encoding phosphogluconate dehydrogenase C-terminal domain-containing protein has product MGNLADLKITLVGAGGKMGTRISNNLVNAPFQLNCVESSERNLKNLQERNLEVVSLEHAVPESDYVILAVPDIYIKDVSAQVSPLLKSGAVIITLDPAAAYANQLVINDYNTSIVAHPCHPSVFLERSTKEEYEDSFGGVAAPQDVVVAVHSGDDKKLIEALEIIKLMYAPVIQCHVITVEQMAILEPTLVETITCMIGTVFKESLDETIKLGVPEEAAKAMLYGHINIALAVALKGTNPFSDACLIAIELGKEAIIKPEWKKVFEKEHLDLTIQKMLKLT; this is encoded by the coding sequence ATGGGAAATTTAGCAGATTTAAAGATAACTTTAGTAGGGGCAGGAGGAAAAATGGGAACGCGAATTTCGAACAATTTAGTAAATGCACCCTTCCAATTAAATTGTGTTGAAAGCTCTGAACGAAATTTAAAGAACTTACAGGAACGAAATTTGGAGGTAGTTTCATTAGAGCACGCTGTTCCAGAAAGCGATTATGTAATTTTAGCAGTTCCAGATATTTATATTAAGGATGTGTCTGCTCAGGTATCACCCTTATTAAAGTCAGGTGCTGTAATTATTACATTAGATCCAGCTGCGGCCTATGCAAATCAGCTTGTTATAAATGATTATAATACATCGATTGTTGCCCATCCATGTCATCCATCCGTTTTTTTAGAACGCAGTACAAAAGAAGAGTATGAGGATTCATTTGGTGGAGTAGCAGCTCCTCAAGATGTTGTTGTAGCTGTCCATTCAGGAGATGATAAAAAACTTATAGAAGCGTTGGAAATTATTAAGCTAATGTATGCACCTGTAATACAATGCCATGTTATAACGGTTGAGCAAATGGCTATTCTAGAGCCAACATTAGTAGAAACAATTACATGTATGATTGGTACAGTTTTCAAGGAGAGCTTAGACGAAACGATTAAACTTGGTGTTCCAGAGGAGGCTGCAAAGGCTATGCTATATGGTCATATAAATATTGCCCTAGCTGTCGCCTTAAAAGGTACAAATCCATTCTCTGATGCATGTCTAATAGCAATTGAATTAGGAAAAGAAGCAATTATTAAGCCAGAATGGAAAAAGGTTTTTGAAAAAGAACATCTCGATCTAACGATTCAAAAAATGCTTAAGTTAACTTAA